Within Bacillus sp. FJAT-45350, the genomic segment AAGCTATGGCAAAAGTGGATGAATGACCGTGATAGCGAATCAGCTGATTCATTAATTCGCCTTTACATGCCTCTAGTAAAGTATCATGTCAATCGAATTTCTGCAGGGCTTCCTAGAAATATTAATAAAGAAGATCTTATTAGTCATGGAATGATGGGATTGTATGACGCATTAGAAAAGTTTGACGTAAATCGAGACCTTAAGTTTGATACATATGCATCTTTTAGAATAAGAGGTGCTATTCTTGATGGTTTAAGAAAAGAGGATTGGTTACCTCGTTCAATGAGAGAAAAAGCTAAAAAAATTGAAATAACAATAGAAAGATTAGAACAATTGTTAGGGCGTACTGTGAAAGTTGAAGAAATAGCAAAAGAGATAGGCATGGGTGAAGAAGAAGTAACACATGTCATGTCTGAAAGCTTTTATGCAAATATGCTATCGATGGATGAGAAGACAAACGATTCAGAACGTGATGAAACCTACAAATCGACAATTGAAGATAAGAAGATAGTGACACCAGAAGATAATGTGATGCAGGATGCCACTAGAGAAGAACTTGTCGAGGTAATAAAACAACTTAACGAACGAGAACAAATGGTCATTAGTCTTTTTTATTATGAAGAGCTTACTCTAACTGAAATAGGTCAAGTGTTAAACCTTTCTACATCTAGAATTTCACAAATACATTCAAAGGCATTATTTCGATTACAACAAGTTTTATCAAAGCCGGGTAAATAGATGTATTGATACTTGCTTTTAGTTTTCATATACTGTCTGTAAAGACGAAAAAGGATTTGAGAGCCGTGACTAAAATAGAGCAGTTTTTCAAAATCTCCATTGCAAAAAATAAAATGATGGCTACTATCGTTCAATTAAATGCTTTAAATGATGATGTTATTGTAACAAAAGAATCACTTATAGAGTTTCTAAATGAAAACGAGGTCTTATTTGGTATAGATGAAACCAAAATAGAAGACATTGTAGTAATGGTTAACGAAGAAAAAGAAATAACGGATCCTATTACAATTGCTAATGGTATCGCTCCATCTAATGGGGAAGATGCTTACTTAGTACCTGTACAGTTTTCTAGTAAACGAGAACATAGTGACAATGTACAACAAGTTGACCTGAAGAAGGTTATTGATATTCCAGCGGTAACTCAAGAGGATTTAGTTGGAGAGAAGATGGCAGCAACAGAAGGCGCTCCAGGAAGAACAGTTACCGACGAAGAAGTCCCACCACAACCAGGTAAAGATTTTATTCTAAGAGCTGGAAAGAATACTAGATTAAGTGAAGATAGAATGAAGGTTTTTGCTATTGTTGATGGTCAAGTGAGTGTTGAAAAAAAGGTTATTCATGTATATCCTGTTTATGAAATAAACGGTGATATTGATATGAGTGTTGGGAATATTGATTTTGTTGGAAACGTTAACATTAGAGGGAGTGTTCCTGCTGGTTTCTCGATTAAGGCTAAGGGAGATATCCGTATTCATGGAACTGTCGAAGCAGCTACTCTAGAATCAAATGGTTCAATCTTTGTTTCTCAAGGTATCGTAGCTCAAGGTGGGGGATTAATTAAGGCTAAACAAGATTTACATACCTCTTTTATCAACCAAGGGAATATAGTAGTAGATGGTGACATCCATGTGACACAAGGAATAATGCATAGTAATTGTACAGCAGGTGGAAGTGTCTATTGTAACGAAGGTAGAGGAAATATTGTTGGTGGTGTAACTTCTGCTGCAAAGGATATCATTGCTAAGGAAATAGGAAACTCAATGCATACAGCTACTTCTTTGTATGTTGGGACGCAAAAGCAAATATTAGAAAAAGAGAAAGAGTTAGAAAACATAATAAAAGAAGCAACGGATGAAATAGAAAAGCTTAATAAACTACTTCAGATGTATGAGCTAAAAGCTCAGAACGGTATTGCACTATCAACCAAAGAAAGAATTATGAAGCTTCGTGTACGTAGTACATTACAGTTATCGAATAGTAAAATCGAAGTTTCTCAAGAAGAATTAAAAGAATTACGAGAGCAATTAGAAGATAGTGAAAAAGGAAGCGTTATTGTAGAAGGTGCTATACATCCTAATGCCGATGTTAATTTCGGTAAGTATCGTCGGAAAATTTCGTCAAAACATCAATTCACCAAAATAACATTGGTTGATAGTGAAATTAAAGTCTTAACACTGTAGAAGTTGTTCAAAAAGGTCAAAGGATACCTTTTTGAACAACTTCTAATTATCTTAAGGAGGTTTTGGGTATGAGTTTACGTCCCGTAGAAATGCTAGGCCAAATCCCCCGTTCTCAAAGTGTAGGTAAAATCCAGGAACAAATGCAACAGCGAGGCCAGGTCGGGCAAGATATTATTACAAACGAACAAAAACAAGAAGCTGAGTTAAAAAGGAAACGAGTACTAGATTCAGAGGAAAGTAATAAAGTAAGTTTAGAAAATGATAAAGAAGGAAATGATAGTCAACAAGAATCGAAGCAAAAGAAGAAAGAAGAATTAAAGGAAGAAAAGCAAGCCACACACCCGTATAAAGGAAATTTTATAGATTTTAGTGGTTAGAAGGAGAGCGAATAATGGTCACATATTTACTAGTTATAAGTTTTATTTTACATTTAGTAACATTCCTCTGGATCATTACGCTCATGCAACGACATCAATCTCCCTCGAAAATTGATGAAGAAAAAATAAAGAGTGATATAGAGGATTTGCTTATAACATATACAACTGAATTGAAAGCCGAAAATGAGAAGTTGGCAAATGAGATAAACAAATGGAATAAATCAATTGAATCACTCCCCCAACGCAATAAATTTCAAGTAGAGAAAAACCCAGTCCAAACTGAGCAAATGCCTTTAAAGGAAAAAAAGGATGAAGTAATAATACCTCCGATTAAGAAACAAGGAAAAAAAGTATTTCAGGCATATATGAAAGAAAAAGTGGACGAGCAACGTATAGAAAATAAGTATTCTGACTATACTCCTCCTATTGAAAAGATTATTCCAGAAAAGAAAGTGGAGGAAACAGAGTCTGATAAAATAAAAAGACTCTCTGAAGAGGGACTCTCATCTGAACATATTGCTAAGAAGCTAAATATGGGCAAAGGCGAAGTAGAGTTATTTCTTAAATTTTATCAATAAATTTCCCACTATGCTTGCTAAAGAGATTTGGATATGTTATATTAATCCACGGTGTTAATCACACACGTTTTCTAATTTAAGTAAATGGTGCTGTTATCAGTCTTACTTAAAAATGATGAAAGCGGAGGACAAAAAAACCAAGAGGAGGTGTTGAATGTGGCAGTTATTTCCATGAAACAATTATTAGAAGCTGGGGTACACTTCGGTCATCAAACACGTCGTTGGAACCCAAAAATGGATCGCTACATCTTCACAGAAAGAAATGGTATTTACATTATTGACCTTCAAAAGACGGTTAAAAAAGTTGAGGAAGCTTACAATTTCGTAAGAAACCTTGCTGCTGACGGAGGAAAAGTTCTTTTCGTTGGTACTAAAAAGCAAGCTCAAGATTCAGTTAAAGAAGAAGCTGAGCGTTGTGGTATGTATTTCATCAATCAACGTTGGTTAGGTGGAACTTTAACTAACTTTGAAACAATCCAAAAACGTATTACACGTTTAAAAAAACTTGAGAAAATGCAAGAAGACGGTACTTTTGATGTGCTTCCTAAGAAAGAAGTAATTCTTCTTAACAAGGAAATGGATCGTCTTGAAAAGTTCTTAGGTGGAATTAAAGATATGAAGGGTGTACCTGATGCACTATTCGTAATTGATCCACGTAAAGAGCGCATTGCTATTGCAGAAGCTCATAAATTAAACATCCCAATCGTTGCGATTGTTGATACGAATTGTGATCCTGATGAAATTGATTACGTTATCCCTGGTAACGATGATGCAATTCGCGCTGTTAAATTATTAACTGGTAAAATGGCTGATGCTATCATCGAAGCTAACTCTGTTAATGAGCAGCAAGAAGCTGCAGTGCAAGAACAAACAGTTTAATTTAGTCTGTAAGTAAGGGTGGTAAAGGGGTATACCCTTTATCGCCTTTTTTAGTATCTATGAGTATTAAAGGGAAATAAGGACAAGCTTAAACTATTTTACATAAGTAAAAAACAAGGAGGAATTTAATATGGCAGTAACAGCAGCTATGGTAAAAGAATTACGTGAAAAAACTGGTGCAGGTATGATGGATTGTAAGAAAGCATTAACAGAAACTGATGGTGATATGGAAAAAGCAATTGATCTACTTCGTGAGAAGGGTATTGCAAAAGCAGCTAAAAAAGCAGACCGTATTGCTGCAGAAGGCTTAACTTTTGTTAAAGCTGAAGGTAACAAAGCTGCAATCGTTGAAGTAAACTCAGAAACTGACTTCGTTGCAAAAAATGACAACTTCAAAAATCTTGTTGCTGAATTAGCTGAGCATGTATTATCTCAAAACCCAGCTTCAGTCGAAGAAGCATTAACACAACCTTTCAAAGGTGCTGGAGATTCTGTACAAGAATTCATTAATACACAAATCGCTAAAATTGGAGAAAAAATCTCTTTACGTCGTTTTGAAGTTGTAGAAAAAACTGATGCTGATGCTTTCGGTGCATACTTACACATGGGTGGACGAATTGGAGTATTAACAGTATTAGAAGGAACGACTGATGAAGAGTTAGCTAAAGATATCGCAATGCACGTTGCAGCTATTAACCCAACATATGTATCACGTGATGAAGTTTCTCAAGAAGAAGTTTCACGCGAGCGTGAAGTTCTTAAGCAACAAGCTTTAAATGAAGGTAAACCAGAAAACATCGTTGAAAAAATGGTAGAAGGCCGTCTTAGCAAATACTTCGAGCAAGTATGTTTACTTGACCAACCATTTGTTAAAGATGGTGACCAAAAAGTTAGTAAGTTCGTACAGAACAAAGGTGGAAGCGTGAAGTCATTCGTTCGTTATGAAGTTGGAGAAGGAATGGAAAAACGTGAAGACAACTTCGCTGAAGAAGTAATGTCTCAAGTGAAGAAGTAATATTTGAAATAGGGGGCACTACGTGTTCCCTATTTTTAAAAATGTCAAGTTTCACTTCCAAATATCATAAATATATATTTTTTGTGCTAATTTGTTTAGATTAGGATGTTTTAGTCAACATTTAGTACATATCAACAGTTGGAGGTTATAATGAGTAAGTATAAACGTATCATATTAAAACTAAGCGGCGAAGCCTTAGCTGGAGAGCAAGGATATGGTATTGATCCTTCTATTATTCAATCAATTGCAAAACAGATTAAGGAAATTATAGAGCTTGATGTAGAAGTTGCGGTTGTTGTAGGTGGAGGAAACATCTGGAGAGGGATGGCAGGTAGTGCAAAAGGCATGGACCGTGCTACGGCTGATTACATGGGAATGTTAGCTACTGTAATGAATTCTCTAGCATTACAGGATAGTCTTGAAAATATAGAAGTAGAAACTCGTGTTCAAACTTCGATAGAGATGAGACAAGTAGCAGAGCCATATATTCGTCGAAAAGCGATTCGACACCTTGAGAAAAAGCGTGTTGTTATTTTCGCAGCAGGAACAGGTAATCCATACTTCTCAACTGACACAACTGCAGCTTTAAGAGCAGCTGAAATAGAAGCTGAAGTTATTCTAATGGCAAAAAACAAAG encodes:
- the rpsB gene encoding 30S ribosomal protein S2, which produces MAVISMKQLLEAGVHFGHQTRRWNPKMDRYIFTERNGIYIIDLQKTVKKVEEAYNFVRNLAADGGKVLFVGTKKQAQDSVKEEAERCGMYFINQRWLGGTLTNFETIQKRITRLKKLEKMQEDGTFDVLPKKEVILLNKEMDRLEKFLGGIKDMKGVPDALFVIDPRKERIAIAEAHKLNIPIVAIVDTNCDPDEIDYVIPGNDDAIRAVKLLTGKMADAIIEANSVNEQQEAAVQEQTV
- a CDS encoding FliA/WhiG family RNA polymerase sigma factor; translated protein: MANSSTIEEKKLWQKWMNDRDSESADSLIRLYMPLVKYHVNRISAGLPRNINKEDLISHGMMGLYDALEKFDVNRDLKFDTYASFRIRGAILDGLRKEDWLPRSMREKAKKIEITIERLEQLLGRTVKVEEIAKEIGMGEEEVTHVMSESFYANMLSMDEKTNDSERDETYKSTIEDKKIVTPEDNVMQDATREELVEVIKQLNEREQMVISLFYYEELTLTEIGQVLNLSTSRISQIHSKALFRLQQVLSKPGK
- a CDS encoding FapA family protein gives rise to the protein MTKIEQFFKISIAKNKMMATIVQLNALNDDVIVTKESLIEFLNENEVLFGIDETKIEDIVVMVNEEKEITDPITIANGIAPSNGEDAYLVPVQFSSKREHSDNVQQVDLKKVIDIPAVTQEDLVGEKMAATEGAPGRTVTDEEVPPQPGKDFILRAGKNTRLSEDRMKVFAIVDGQVSVEKKVIHVYPVYEINGDIDMSVGNIDFVGNVNIRGSVPAGFSIKAKGDIRIHGTVEAATLESNGSIFVSQGIVAQGGGLIKAKQDLHTSFINQGNIVVDGDIHVTQGIMHSNCTAGGSVYCNEGRGNIVGGVTSAAKDIIAKEIGNSMHTATSLYVGTQKQILEKEKELENIIKEATDEIEKLNKLLQMYELKAQNGIALSTKERIMKLRVRSTLQLSNSKIEVSQEELKELREQLEDSEKGSVIVEGAIHPNADVNFGKYRRKISSKHQFTKITLVDSEIKVLTL
- the pyrH gene encoding UMP kinase, whose protein sequence is MSKYKRIILKLSGEALAGEQGYGIDPSIIQSIAKQIKEIIELDVEVAVVVGGGNIWRGMAGSAKGMDRATADYMGMLATVMNSLALQDSLENIEVETRVQTSIEMRQVAEPYIRRKAIRHLEKKRVVIFAAGTGNPYFSTDTTAALRAAEIEAEVILMAKNKVDGVYSADPSVDATAKKYQTITYLDLLKDGLAVMDSTASSLCMDNDIQLIVFSIMEEGNIKRAVLGEEIGTIVRGNS
- the tsf gene encoding translation elongation factor Ts, which gives rise to MAVTAAMVKELREKTGAGMMDCKKALTETDGDMEKAIDLLREKGIAKAAKKADRIAAEGLTFVKAEGNKAAIVEVNSETDFVAKNDNFKNLVAELAEHVLSQNPASVEEALTQPFKGAGDSVQEFINTQIAKIGEKISLRRFEVVEKTDADAFGAYLHMGGRIGVLTVLEGTTDEELAKDIAMHVAAINPTYVSRDEVSQEEVSREREVLKQQALNEGKPENIVEKMVEGRLSKYFEQVCLLDQPFVKDGDQKVSKFVQNKGGSVKSFVRYEVGEGMEKREDNFAEEVMSQVKK